One stretch of Patescibacteria group bacterium DNA includes these proteins:
- a CDS encoding AAA family ATPase — protein MQTKTITRTALKQKTGYLGNFFMEVANTKPYFKAAFEGFAGTGKTYTSAVVAIGLHKKIKSKKPVVMFDTEKSAKFLKTIFKEAGIELLVKESRTLADLKETMRLLKEEQVSDILIIDSISHVWEDTVEAFKRKMKRNYLQFQDWGILKPMWKSEFSDPLVRDPYNIIMCGRAGFEYENEINAETGKREIFKSGIKMKVEGETAYEPDILVLMERFEEIMGRDKKVYRQATIVKDRSTLIDGKTFINPTFKNFEPAIDEMLSDPDEREAQETDSSGLFKTEEDKRDYIRSKEIVLEKITNELVKAWPSSGAADKKSRIEICEKVFNTNSWEEIKRKGLAELAPGLEKLKEAIINYFADQFPDKAEEKVIQKKTVKSKTRRGAKDVK, from the coding sequence ATGCAAACTAAAACAATTACCAGAACTGCTTTAAAGCAGAAAACTGGTTATCTAGGTAACTTCTTTATGGAGGTTGCCAACACTAAACCGTATTTTAAGGCGGCGTTTGAAGGTTTTGCTGGGACAGGCAAAACATACACATCAGCAGTAGTGGCAATTGGTCTTCACAAAAAAATTAAGTCAAAGAAACCAGTTGTAATGTTCGACACAGAAAAGTCAGCTAAATTTTTAAAAACTATTTTTAAAGAAGCTGGCATAGAACTACTTGTAAAAGAATCAAGGACATTAGCAGACCTGAAAGAAACGATGAGACTATTGAAAGAAGAGCAAGTATCTGACATTTTGATAATCGATAGTATTTCTCATGTTTGGGAGGATACAGTTGAGGCCTTTAAAAGAAAGATGAAGAGGAATTATCTTCAATTTCAGGATTGGGGAATATTAAAGCCAATGTGGAAGTCTGAATTTTCCGATCCATTAGTAAGAGATCCATATAATATCATTATGTGCGGTCGAGCTGGGTTCGAGTATGAAAATGAGATAAACGCGGAAACTGGAAAAAGGGAAATCTTTAAATCTGGTATAAAAATGAAAGTTGAGGGTGAGACAGCTTATGAGCCTGATATATTAGTTTTAATGGAAAGATTTGAAGAAATTATGGGTAGAGATAAAAAAGTCTATAGACAGGCTACGATCGTAAAAGATAGATCAACTCTTATTGACGGCAAAACATTTATAAATCCTACCTTCAAAAACTTTGAACCGGCAATTGATGAGATGCTATCTGATCCTGATGAAAGAGAAGCTCAAGAAACCGATTCCAGCGGACTATTCAAGACAGAAGAGGATAAAAGAGATTATATCAGGAGTAAGGAAATAGTACTTGAAAAAATTACCAATGAATTAGTTAAGGCTTGGCCAAGCAGTGGTGCAGCTGATAAAAAATCAAGAATAGAAATATGCGAAAAGGTGTTTAACACAAATAGTTGGGAGGAGATTAAGCGGAAAGGATTAGCTGAGCTTGCACCCGGGCTTGAAAAACTAAAAGAGGCTATTATTAATTATTTTGCCGATCAATTTCCTGATAAAGCAGAAGAGAAGGTGATCCAAAAAAAAACGGTAAAAAGTAAAACTAGAAGGGGGGCAAAAGATGTTAAGTAA